A window of the Parabacteroides merdae ATCC 43184 genome harbors these coding sequences:
- the porG gene encoding type IX secretion system protein PorG — MTSTFFQRILLLVLLAGCMTGLHAQEYKYEIGGMAGGAFYMGDVNKNAFFKGLNPAFGAVFRYNPNFRWALKTNLMWGQVSGTTEGQQNVFPDHAQGSFSRSLIELGGQMEFNFFPYSDKFAYSNARRFTPYIFMGLGVTVAPGSGKTFAGPNIPLGVGLKYKVKNRINLGCEFSFRKLFGDGLDVTDDSNAFLDDPYHMKGSFLKNKDWYSFLLFTVTWDFGPRCRTCNNAKNIDNIQ, encoded by the coding sequence ATGACTTCAACTTTCTTTCAGCGCATACTCTTATTAGTCCTTTTGGCCGGTTGCATGACCGGTCTTCACGCACAAGAATATAAATATGAGATCGGAGGAATGGCAGGCGGAGCCTTTTATATGGGCGATGTCAACAAGAACGCTTTTTTCAAAGGGTTGAATCCCGCGTTCGGAGCCGTTTTTCGCTATAATCCCAATTTCAGGTGGGCTTTAAAGACCAATCTGATGTGGGGGCAGGTTTCAGGTACGACGGAAGGGCAGCAGAATGTTTTTCCGGACCATGCACAAGGTTCTTTCAGTCGGAGCCTGATCGAACTGGGCGGGCAGATGGAGTTCAACTTCTTTCCGTACAGTGATAAATTTGCGTATTCAAACGCAAGACGTTTCACTCCCTATATTTTTATGGGATTGGGGGTGACGGTAGCGCCGGGTAGCGGGAAGACTTTTGCCGGTCCGAACATTCCGCTCGGTGTAGGTTTGAAATACAAGGTTAAGAACAGGATCAACCTGGGATGCGAGTTCTCGTTCCGTAAGCTATTTGGCGACGGTCTGGACGTGACGGACGACAGCAATGCGTTTTTGGATGATCCCTACCATATGAAAGGTAGTTTTTTGAAGAATAAAGATTGGTATTCTTTTTTGTTGTTTACGGTTACTTGGGATTTCGGTCCGCGGTGCAGGACTTGCAACAATGCGAAGAATATAGATAATATACAGTAG
- a CDS encoding OmpH/Skp family outer membrane protein translates to MKKLIIFLLMMLPLGVFAQESKIAIVNTQEVIQAMPEFATMQKQMADMEAKYKNEMQVMQDEYNKKYSDFVAQQDSLTENIKMRRMQELQDMEQRTQNFIQISQQDFQKKQGELFTPIQDKLKNAIKAVGDEKGYTYILDPQIVLYQGNTAVDATQFVKAKLGIN, encoded by the coding sequence ATGAAGAAACTGATTATTTTTTTGTTGATGATGCTCCCGTTGGGCGTTTTTGCTCAAGAATCTAAGATTGCGATTGTAAATACGCAGGAAGTGATCCAGGCTATGCCGGAATTTGCAACGATGCAGAAACAAATGGCTGATATGGAAGCCAAATATAAAAACGAAATGCAGGTGATGCAGGATGAATACAATAAGAAGTATTCCGATTTTGTTGCACAGCAGGATTCATTGACAGAAAATATCAAAATGAGAAGAATGCAGGAATTGCAGGATATGGAACAGCGTACACAGAACTTCATCCAGATTTCTCAGCAGGATTTCCAGAAGAAGCAGGGTGAGTTGTTTACTCCGATCCAGGACAAACTGAAAAATGCAATCAAGGCAGTCGGTGACGAAAAAGGATATACTTATATTCTGGATCCTCAGATTGTTCTTTATCAGGGTAATACTGCTGTTGACGCAACTCAGTTCGTAAAAGCTAAGTTAGGTATTAACTAA
- the pyrE gene encoding orotate phosphoribosyltransferase: MKTLERLVAERLLKIKAVKLQPANPFTWASGWKSPIYNDNRKTLSYPEIRSFIKLELARTISEKYENADAIAGVATGAIAQGALVADLLGLPFVYIRSTPKDHGLENLIEGELKPGSKVVIVEDLVSTGGSSLKAVQAVRNFGCDVAGMVAIFTYGFPVAVEAFKEAKVTLTTLSNYDAVLEEALRTDYIDESEIAVLQEWRKDPANWNPETK, from the coding sequence ATGAAAACACTGGAAAGATTAGTAGCAGAGAGATTATTAAAGATTAAGGCGGTCAAATTGCAGCCGGCCAATCCTTTCACATGGGCATCCGGTTGGAAATCACCAATCTACAACGACAACAGAAAGACACTTTCCTATCCGGAAATCAGAAGTTTCATTAAACTGGAGCTGGCTCGCACAATCAGCGAAAAGTATGAAAATGCCGATGCTATTGCTGGTGTTGCAACCGGAGCAATCGCCCAGGGTGCATTAGTTGCCGACCTACTGGGTCTGCCGTTCGTGTACATCCGTTCAACTCCTAAAGATCATGGATTGGAAAACCTGATTGAAGGCGAACTGAAACCGGGTTCAAAAGTAGTGATTGTAGAAGATTTGGTTTCTACAGGTGGTAGTAGTTTGAAAGCCGTACAGGCTGTCCGTAATTTCGGTTGTGACGTTGCCGGTATGGTTGCCATTTTCACGTATGGTTTCCCTGTTGCAGTAGAGGCTTTCAAAGAGGCAAAAGTTACATTGACGACTCTAAGTAACTATGATGCCGTGCTGGAAGAAGCATTGCGTACAGATTACATTGACGAATCCGAAATCGCAGTCCTTCAGGAATGGCGCAAAGATCCGGCAAACTGGAATCCCGAAACAAAGTAA
- a CDS encoding DUF6242 domain-containing protein: MFLLLCLYMQQTYFLMKNRIVLFIAGCCALLLSSCLGSDDTQYELSKDCQILSFSLSNDSIPGLKDVVFTIDQVEGKIFNIDSMPYGTKLDEKVICTVKLASTVYTCQVMQEAISDTLSYWNLEDSLDFSKPVKFVNTLWDGQTTKTYIAQVNIHQVVPDSMVWGVYKEGITNGAVKEEKVVVFGEGSGESYYMYTQPVNVNEGYRLYRSAVTDGKNWTELSVSGLPAGEIRLSQITAYEDAFYAVTTKGILYSSADGQTWSLVENAPVIKALLGTIDVEDDFTATGKQPSALSVVIDKNGTLVYGYMNEAKVWNEGTLLNEGFPLTGFGNLSYNSMFRARLLVVAGRDKDNKLTNTAWATEDGRVWAKLTDDETAPFDKQEGVAVAEYDDKMFMLSGIDEAGKASSDIYLSRDGGVNWSLSDTLVVMPQEFKARGFSSIYVDKDNYMYLFGGKETNSSNVLNQIWRGRINRLGF, encoded by the coding sequence ATGTTTCTACTTTTGTGCCTTTATATGCAACAAACTTATTTTTTGATGAAAAATAGAATAGTACTGTTTATAGCCGGATGTTGTGCTCTGTTATTGTCGTCTTGTTTGGGTTCGGATGATACGCAATATGAGTTGAGTAAAGATTGTCAGATTCTATCTTTTTCTTTGTCGAATGATTCTATCCCGGGTTTGAAAGATGTCGTTTTCACGATTGATCAGGTGGAAGGGAAAATATTTAATATCGATTCAATGCCTTATGGAACAAAGCTGGATGAAAAAGTGATTTGTACGGTTAAGCTGGCTTCTACGGTGTATACTTGTCAGGTCATGCAGGAAGCTATCAGTGATACGTTAAGCTACTGGAACCTGGAAGACTCGCTGGATTTCTCCAAACCGGTTAAGTTCGTGAACACATTGTGGGACGGCCAAACGACAAAGACATACATCGCGCAAGTCAATATTCACCAGGTTGTTCCCGACTCGATGGTCTGGGGTGTTTACAAGGAAGGTATTACGAACGGTGCTGTCAAGGAAGAAAAGGTAGTTGTTTTCGGTGAAGGAAGTGGCGAGTCTTATTATATGTATACGCAGCCTGTAAACGTAAACGAAGGCTACCGGTTGTACCGTTCGGCCGTTACGGATGGAAAGAACTGGACGGAACTGTCTGTATCGGGGCTTCCTGCCGGAGAAATCCGTTTGTCACAGATTACTGCTTATGAAGATGCGTTTTATGCCGTTACGACGAAAGGTATCCTTTATAGTTCAGCCGATGGCCAGACTTGGTCGCTAGTCGAAAATGCACCGGTGATAAAAGCCCTTTTGGGAACTATAGATGTGGAAGATGATTTTACGGCAACCGGTAAGCAGCCGTCAGCCCTTAGTGTGGTTATCGACAAGAATGGCACGTTGGTTTACGGGTATATGAATGAAGCGAAGGTATGGAACGAAGGAACTCTTCTGAACGAAGGTTTCCCTTTGACCGGATTCGGTAATCTTTCCTATAATTCGATGTTCCGTGCCCGCTTGTTAGTGGTTGCCGGAAGAGATAAGGATAATAAACTGACGAATACGGCCTGGGCGACGGAAGACGGAAGAGTCTGGGCGAAGTTGACGGACGATGAAACGGCGCCTTTTGATAAACAGGAGGGGGTCGCTGTAGCGGAATATGACGATAAAATGTTTATGTTGAGTGGTATCGATGAAGCAGGTAAGGCCTCTTCTGACATTTACCTGTCACGTGACGGCGGCGTAAACTGGAGTCTGTCGGATACATTGGTTGTAATGCCGCAGGAATTCAAGGCAAGAGGGTTCTCTTCTATCTACGTGGATAAGGATAATTATATGTATCTTTTCGGTGGAAAAGAAACCAATAGTTCGAATGTATTAAATCAAATCTGGCGCGGCCGTATTAACCGTCTGGGTTTTTAA
- a CDS encoding OmpH/Skp family outer membrane protein → MKKIIALSCLLFLCSFAGHAQKFALIDMEYILKNIPAYEMTNEQLSQVSKKWQNEVDAIQQEAQNMYKTYQSDLVFLSAEMKSKREEAIVQKEQEAQDLKRKYFGPEGELFKKRESLMKPIQDEIYNAVKEISEDKGYQMVMDRASSMNIIFASPKIDISNEVLIKLGYSK, encoded by the coding sequence ATGAAAAAGATTATTGCCTTAAGCTGTCTGTTGTTCCTCTGCTCGTTTGCAGGGCACGCACAAAAGTTTGCATTAATAGATATGGAATATATATTGAAAAATATTCCGGCTTATGAAATGACGAATGAGCAGTTGAGTCAGGTTTCCAAAAAATGGCAGAACGAAGTGGATGCTATCCAGCAGGAAGCGCAGAACATGTACAAGACTTACCAGAGCGATCTTGTATTTCTGTCTGCCGAGATGAAGTCGAAACGTGAAGAAGCGATCGTTCAGAAAGAACAGGAGGCACAGGATTTGAAACGTAAATATTTTGGTCCTGAAGGCGAACTGTTTAAAAAACGTGAAAGCCTGATGAAGCCGATACAGGATGAGATCTACAATGCCGTGAAGGAAATCTCCGAAGACAAAGGTTATCAGATGGTCATGGACCGGGCGTCGTCAATGAATATCATTTTTGCTTCTCCGAAGATCGATATAAGCAATGAAGTCCTGATAAAGTTAGGATATTCAAAATAA
- the prmC gene encoding peptide chain release factor N(5)-glutamine methyltransferase, with product MTETIAYIKESLRDLYPSSEVSSLVRLIMERVCNIQPHHFLFCKDKELPESEKSRIHDIVERLKQMEPIQYILGTADFYSLQFEVDPSVLIPRPETEELVEQVILDNADQKIKILDIGTGSGCIAVTLRKHLKKASVIATDISAEALATARRNAKRNNTTVTFIQTDILDPEKAEMDIPFILDVIVSNPPYIKEEEKKDMERNVLDYEPHLALFVPDNDPLLYYWHIAHFGKKKLRRNGHLYFEINAACGNMVVEMLEEEGYKNIELIQDLSGKDRIIKARK from the coding sequence ATGACTGAAACCATCGCATACATTAAGGAATCATTGAGGGATCTATACCCATCCTCCGAGGTCAGCAGCCTAGTTCGTTTAATTATGGAGCGGGTTTGTAATATTCAGCCGCATCATTTTTTATTTTGTAAAGACAAAGAACTGCCAGAAAGCGAAAAAAGCCGAATTCATGACATAGTCGAACGTTTGAAGCAGATGGAGCCTATCCAATACATATTAGGAACGGCCGATTTCTACAGCCTTCAGTTCGAAGTAGACCCGTCCGTCCTGATACCACGTCCGGAAACAGAAGAACTGGTCGAGCAGGTCATCCTCGACAATGCAGACCAAAAGATCAAGATATTGGATATCGGAACGGGAAGCGGCTGCATAGCCGTCACACTCCGGAAGCATCTGAAAAAAGCAAGCGTGATTGCGACGGACATTTCGGCGGAAGCGCTCGCGACCGCCCGCCGGAATGCCAAACGCAACAACACAACGGTCACTTTCATCCAGACAGATATCCTAGACCCGGAGAAAGCGGAAATGGACATTCCGTTCATTCTGGACGTCATCGTCAGCAATCCGCCCTACATCAAGGAGGAAGAAAAAAAAGACATGGAGCGGAACGTGCTGGACTACGAACCACACCTGGCTCTTTTCGTCCCGGACAACGACCCGCTGCTCTATTATTGGCATATTGCCCATTTCGGAAAGAAAAAACTGAGAAGAAACGGCCATCTCTACTTCGAAATCAATGCGGCATGCGGCAATATGGTTGTTGAGATGCTGGAGGAAGAAGGCTACAAGAATATCGAATTGATCCAAGACTTGTCTGGCAAGGACCGGATTATAAAAGCACGCAAATGA
- the bamA gene encoding outer membrane protein assembly factor BamA — translation MYKRIVLFFMFLGFAFGAFAQETDTTKVEEPAEVPVISYSSPPKKYKIADIKVTGIKNYDDFVLIGFSGLSVGDEVTIPEPGGAITDAVKRFWKHGLFSDVKILATKIEGDQVWLEIRLKQRPRISEVNYHGIKKGEREDLEARLGLRKGYQVTPNLIDRATTLIKKFFDGKGFKNVDVEILQKDDIAHEGEVIVDININKNEKTKIHKIHFEGNSALTDRDLKKAMKKTNEKFSLFNDWKSSILEAFSTKKFTTEEYENDKKHIIEKYNEKGYRDAVLVEDSVVNYNDKRVDIFLKVEEGDKYYLKDINFVGNTKYPTEQLLYILGMKPGDVYNQKKLNERLTTDEDAVSNLYYNNGYIFFGADPVEVDVENDSISLEVRIQEGPQATINRVIINGNDRLYEDIVRRELRTKPGMLFSRDDLMRSTREIAQMGHFDPENLVPQPIPDPDNGTVDIQYNLVSKANDQIEFSAGWGQTGVIGKLSLKFTNFSMKNLLNPSTYKGIIPQGEGQTLTLSGQTNGRYYQAYSISFMDPWFGGKRPNTLSVSAYFSKQTDISSNYLSNNSYGYNPYYGYGGYPYYGGYGGYGYGYGYGYGNYGNYELAYDPDKSIMMFGLSAGYGKRLNWPDDYFQFMATLNYQLYMMKDWDYFLVNNGNCHNINLELNLQRNSIDNPLYTRKGSQFMFSVAATPPWSLWDGKDYKNMSDQDEAKFRMIEYHKWKFKAKIFSPLAPLTVKRTPVLMTRVEYGFLGSYNKYKKSPFETFYMGGDGMSGYSSTYATETIGLRGYENGSIAGNGGYNSYGYAYSRLSMELRYPFLLEPSSTIYGLVFVEAGNAWRDLKDFNPFQLKRSAGVGVRIFLPMIGLMGIDWAYGFDRPDGYDQRGGSNFHFIIGQEF, via the coding sequence ATGTACAAAAGAATAGTGCTGTTTTTCATGTTTCTGGGATTTGCTTTCGGGGCTTTTGCTCAGGAAACTGACACTACCAAGGTTGAAGAGCCGGCAGAAGTGCCGGTCATTTCCTATTCGTCACCTCCCAAAAAGTATAAAATTGCGGATATCAAGGTGACGGGGATTAAGAATTATGATGATTTCGTGTTAATAGGCTTTTCCGGTTTGTCGGTAGGGGATGAGGTTACTATACCTGAGCCGGGCGGGGCGATTACAGATGCTGTAAAGCGTTTCTGGAAACATGGACTATTCTCGGATGTAAAGATTTTGGCAACTAAAATAGAGGGAGATCAGGTTTGGTTGGAAATCCGATTGAAACAGCGTCCGCGTATTTCGGAAGTCAACTATCATGGTATCAAGAAGGGGGAACGTGAAGATCTGGAAGCCCGTCTGGGGTTGCGTAAAGGATACCAGGTGACTCCTAACCTGATCGATCGTGCGACCACGCTGATCAAGAAGTTCTTCGATGGCAAAGGCTTTAAGAATGTGGATGTCGAAATCCTTCAGAAAGACGATATCGCACATGAAGGTGAAGTGATCGTAGATATCAACATCAACAAGAACGAAAAGACCAAAATCCACAAGATCCATTTCGAAGGAAACAGTGCGTTGACTGATCGCGACTTGAAAAAGGCGATGAAAAAGACGAACGAGAAGTTCAGCCTGTTTAACGACTGGAAGAGCAGTATCTTGGAAGCATTCAGCACGAAGAAATTTACGACTGAAGAATACGAAAACGATAAGAAACACATTATCGAGAAATATAATGAAAAGGGATATCGCGATGCTGTTCTTGTGGAAGACAGTGTTGTGAACTATAACGATAAACGTGTGGATATCTTCCTGAAAGTGGAAGAAGGTGACAAATATTACCTGAAGGATATCAACTTTGTCGGTAATACGAAATATCCGACGGAACAGTTGTTATATATTTTAGGAATGAAACCTGGCGATGTTTACAACCAGAAGAAACTGAATGAACGATTGACGACCGACGAGGATGCCGTTTCCAACTTGTATTATAACAACGGTTACATTTTCTTTGGGGCGGACCCGGTAGAAGTGGATGTCGAAAACGACTCCATCTCTTTGGAAGTACGTATTCAGGAAGGTCCTCAGGCGACTATCAACCGAGTGATCATTAACGGTAACGACCGCCTGTATGAAGATATCGTGCGCCGTGAACTCCGTACGAAGCCGGGTATGTTGTTCAGTCGTGACGACTTGATGCGTTCAACCCGTGAAATAGCACAGATGGGACATTTCGACCCGGAAAACTTGGTTCCGCAACCAATACCCGATCCAGATAACGGAACGGTGGATATCCAATACAACCTTGTGTCCAAGGCAAATGACCAGATCGAGTTCTCTGCCGGTTGGGGACAAACTGGTGTGATCGGTAAATTGAGTTTGAAGTTTACGAACTTCTCCATGAAGAACCTGCTGAATCCGAGTACATATAAAGGCATTATTCCGCAGGGTGAAGGACAGACGCTGACGTTGAGCGGTCAGACAAATGGACGTTACTATCAGGCATACAGCATATCGTTTATGGATCCGTGGTTCGGAGGCAAACGACCGAATACATTGTCCGTGAGCGCCTACTTCTCCAAACAGACGGATATCAGTAGTAATTATTTGAGCAATAACAGTTATGGTTATAACCCGTATTACGGTTATGGCGGCTATCCATACTATGGCGGCTACGGTGGCTATGGTTATGGCTACGGTTACGGTTATGGCAATTATGGTAACTATGAGCTGGCCTATGACCCGGATAAGTCGATCATGATGTTCGGACTTTCTGCCGGTTATGGTAAGCGTTTGAACTGGCCGGATGATTACTTCCAGTTTATGGCGACTCTGAACTATCAGTTGTATATGATGAAAGACTGGGATTACTTCCTGGTAAATAACGGTAACTGTCATAACATCAACTTGGAATTGAATTTGCAGCGTAACTCTATTGACAATCCGCTGTACACACGTAAAGGCTCCCAGTTCATGTTCTCGGTTGCCGCCACTCCTCCTTGGTCTTTATGGGACGGCAAGGACTATAAGAATATGAGCGATCAAGATGAAGCCAAGTTCCGTATGATCGAATATCATAAATGGAAATTCAAAGCGAAGATATTCTCTCCGCTGGCTCCTCTGACAGTAAAACGTACGCCGGTATTGATGACACGTGTCGAATACGGATTTCTGGGTTCTTACAACAAGTATAAGAAATCGCCGTTCGAAACCTTCTATATGGGGGGTGACGGTATGAGTGGATACTCAAGTACCTATGCAACCGAAACGATCGGTTTGAGAGGTTACGAGAATGGTAGTATTGCCGGTAACGGTGGCTACAATTCCTATGGTTACGCTTACTCCCGTCTGTCGATGGAGTTGCGCTATCCGTTCCTGTTGGAACCGTCTTCGACGATCTACGGTCTGGTATTTGTGGAAGCGGGTAATGCTTGGAGAGATTTGAAAGATTTCAATCCGTTCCAATTGAAGCGTTCTGCCGGTGTCGGTGTCCGTATCTTCCTCCCGATGATCGGTTTGATGGGTATCGACTGGGCTTACGGTTTCGACCGTCCTGATGGATACGATCAGAGAGGTGGTAGCAACTTCCACTTCATTATCGGTCAGGAATTTTAG
- the ribD gene encoding bifunctional diaminohydroxyphosphoribosylaminopyrimidine deaminase/5-amino-6-(5-phosphoribosylamino)uracil reductase RibD, with translation MVVEEKYMARCIELARGGEGNTAPNPMVGAVIVHKGKIIGEGFHRKCGEAHAEVNAVASVRDEALLRDSTIYVSLEPCSHYGKTPPCAELIIRKGIPRVVVGTLDPFPEVSGRGVRMLREAGIEVVTGVLEEEARALNPAFMTFQIRKRPYVYLKWAQSADGFIDIRREDASVPSVLLSSAETLRRVHRLRSEVAAIMVGTRTALLDNPSLTVRHWAGRSPVRVVLDRTLKLPVGSHLLDGAVPTLVFTAVEVESRPNVEYVQIDFGQEVLSQVLQYLYGQNLNSLMVEGGAELLESFLDAGLWDEAWVETAPVVLGAGVKAPAVPGVLTGTEQRHGHLLETWKQKA, from the coding sequence ATGGTTGTCGAAGAGAAATATATGGCCCGCTGCATCGAGCTTGCACGGGGTGGAGAAGGCAATACGGCTCCGAATCCGATGGTCGGTGCGGTGATTGTGCATAAAGGGAAGATCATAGGGGAAGGGTTTCATCGCAAATGTGGCGAAGCGCATGCCGAAGTGAATGCGGTGGCTTCCGTTCGGGATGAAGCGCTTTTGCGGGATTCTACTATCTATGTAAGTCTCGAACCCTGTTCCCACTACGGAAAGACACCTCCTTGTGCGGAGTTGATTATAAGGAAAGGTATCCCGCGCGTCGTGGTCGGCACTTTGGACCCGTTTCCAGAAGTGTCGGGACGAGGAGTACGCATGTTGCGCGAGGCGGGTATCGAAGTCGTGACGGGTGTGCTGGAAGAAGAGGCCCGTGCCTTGAATCCTGCTTTTATGACTTTCCAGATACGGAAACGCCCTTATGTCTATCTGAAATGGGCCCAGAGCGCAGATGGGTTTATCGATATCCGGAGGGAAGATGCTTCTGTACCTTCGGTGCTTTTGTCTTCAGCCGAGACTCTCCGAAGGGTTCATCGGCTTCGTTCCGAAGTGGCGGCTATTATGGTCGGGACACGTACGGCGTTGTTAGACAATCCGTCGCTGACTGTGCGGCATTGGGCTGGCCGTTCTCCAGTCCGGGTGGTTCTCGACCGGACGTTGAAGTTGCCGGTCGGTTCGCATCTGCTGGATGGCGCGGTGCCTACGCTCGTATTTACAGCTGTCGAAGTCGAAAGCCGACCGAATGTCGAGTATGTGCAGATTGATTTCGGGCAGGAGGTCTTGTCGCAAGTCTTGCAATATTTGTATGGACAGAATTTGAATTCGTTGATGGTCGAAGGAGGTGCGGAACTGCTGGAAAGCTTCCTTGATGCCGGCCTGTGGGACGAGGCCTGGGTTGAGACGGCTCCGGTCGTTTTGGGTGCGGGTGTAAAAGCGCCTGCTGTTCCTGGCGTGTTGACCGGTACGGAACAGAGGCACGGACATCTTTTGGAAACCTGGAAACAAAAGGCTTAA
- a CDS encoding isoprenyl transferase, translating into MSLIEQIDKNRLPQHVAIIMDGNGRWAKAKGKDRSYGHQEGVVSVRKVVEAATTVGLKYLTMYTFSTENWNRPEAEVQALMSLLVAAIHRETPDLMKNNVRLMAIGNLDRLPADAYATLQDCIAQTSANTGVTLILALSYSARWEITEAVKRLAREAVEKKINPDDITEAVVSDYLTTKGIPDPDLLIRTGGEQRVSNFLLWQLSYAEFFFTDVYWPDFREEELYGAILYYQQRERRFGKTSEQLIL; encoded by the coding sequence ATGTCGCTGATTGAACAAATAGATAAAAATCGATTGCCGCAGCATGTGGCGATTATTATGGACGGTAACGGACGTTGGGCCAAAGCGAAGGGAAAAGACCGGAGCTATGGACACCAGGAGGGCGTTGTCTCTGTCCGTAAAGTCGTGGAAGCCGCTACAACCGTGGGTTTGAAATATCTGACGATGTACACGTTTTCGACAGAAAACTGGAATCGTCCGGAGGCGGAGGTACAGGCGTTGATGAGCTTGCTGGTCGCAGCCATCCATCGCGAGACTCCCGATCTGATGAAAAATAACGTCCGTCTGATGGCGATCGGCAATCTGGATCGCTTGCCGGCAGATGCATATGCCACTTTGCAGGATTGTATTGCACAGACTTCAGCCAATACGGGTGTTACGCTCATATTGGCTTTAAGTTATTCGGCCCGTTGGGAAATAACCGAAGCCGTGAAACGTCTGGCCAGGGAGGCGGTGGAGAAAAAAATAAACCCTGACGATATAACCGAGGCTGTCGTCTCGGATTATTTGACGACCAAAGGTATTCCCGATCCGGATTTATTGATCCGTACCGGAGGAGAACAACGCGTCAGCAACTTCCTGCTTTGGCAGTTGTCATATGCCGAATTCTTCTTTACCGATGTGTATTGGCCGGATTTTAGAGAAGAAGAGTTGTATGGAGCTATATTGTATTACCAGCAGCGTGAACGGCGCTTCGGTAAGACAAGCGAGCAATTAATCTTATAA
- a CDS encoding ComF family protein has protein sequence MTTRMILNDLLNLFYPRLCLLCQRSLVEGEEHICLHCSNHLPYTHFTDMETNPVCLLLQGKTSFVAATALLHFTKGGSGQKLIHSLKYHGNKKLGYELGRMAATTYRETGLFDTVDLLLPVPLHPKRMRQRGYNQSEWIAYGIRSATGIAVDTSSLSRIKKTESQTRKQIFERSENVEDIFRVENTDTLKNKHILLVDDVITTGSTMNACAEAMKAISGIRISILGIAVA, from the coding sequence ATGACTACGAGGATGATTTTGAATGACCTCCTCAACCTTTTCTATCCTCGCCTCTGCCTGCTTTGCCAGAGGTCTTTAGTGGAAGGGGAAGAGCATATTTGCCTGCATTGTTCGAATCATTTGCCCTACACGCATTTTACGGATATGGAGACGAATCCGGTCTGTCTGCTTTTACAGGGAAAAACATCTTTCGTCGCCGCCACCGCTCTGCTCCACTTCACGAAAGGGGGAAGCGGGCAAAAGCTAATCCATTCCTTAAAATATCATGGAAACAAAAAACTCGGATACGAACTGGGACGCATGGCTGCTACCACCTACCGGGAGACAGGGCTGTTCGACACCGTCGATCTCCTTTTGCCGGTCCCGCTCCACCCGAAAAGAATGAGGCAAAGAGGTTATAACCAGTCGGAATGGATCGCATACGGCATCCGTTCCGCCACTGGAATCGCGGTCGACACCTCATCCTTGTCCCGCATAAAAAAGACCGAAAGTCAAACCCGCAAGCAGATATTCGAACGATCGGAAAATGTAGAGGACATCTTCCGTGTAGAGAACACCGACACGTTGAAAAACAAACACATTCTACTGGTGGACGATGTTATTACGACCGGTTCCACCATGAATGCCTGTGCAGAAGCCATGAAAGCCATATCCGGCATCCGGATCAGTATTTTAGGCATAGCTGTGGCATAA
- a CDS encoding regulatory protein RecX: MKQISESEMLHRAAAYCSASERCIQDVEKKIKAAGLAGEESDRIVSRLLQERFIDESRFARYFVNDKLRFNKWGRVKINYEMQRKGIPSSIRSEALEGIDEQEYRSILLSLLKSKKKVTRGKDDREVYAKLLRFAAGRGFETRETSRCLKQLFNGNDYEDDFE; this comes from the coding sequence ATGAAACAAATCAGTGAATCTGAAATGCTTCACCGGGCAGCCGCCTACTGTTCTGCCAGCGAACGCTGCATCCAGGATGTCGAAAAGAAAATCAAAGCGGCGGGATTGGCCGGGGAAGAAAGCGACCGGATCGTCTCCCGCCTGCTACAAGAACGTTTCATCGACGAAAGCCGTTTTGCACGCTATTTCGTAAACGACAAATTACGCTTCAACAAATGGGGACGTGTCAAGATCAACTACGAGATGCAGCGGAAAGGCATTCCATCCAGTATCCGCTCGGAAGCACTGGAAGGTATCGACGAACAAGAATATCGCTCCATCCTCCTTTCTCTCCTGAAAAGCAAAAAGAAAGTAACCCGTGGTAAGGACGATCGGGAGGTTTACGCCAAACTGCTCCGCTTCGCCGCCGGACGCGGTTTCGAAACAAGGGAAACAAGCCGCTGCCTGAAACAACTGTTCAACGGGAATGACTACGAGGATGATTTTGAATGA